A window of Chloroflexota bacterium genomic DNA:
CTCAGCGACGTCTGCACCATGCCCGTGAACATCGCCGGACTGCCCGCTATTTCCATCCCGGGGGGCTTTGCCGACGGCCTGCCCATCGGCCTGCAGATAATCAGTAAACCATTCGCTGAAGAGACGATTTTGAAGGTCGCCCACGCCTACGAGCAGTCAACCGAGTGGCATAAGAGAAGGCCGAATATTTAAAAGGGAGTCCAAGAGGGGCGAAGCCCCTCTTCCCATACTTCCCCTTCCCTAATCATAGGGAGGGGGATAAAAGGGGGAGGGTCACCCAATAAAAAACTGAAAGGTAAACTATGGAAAGCCAGAATCGCTGGTACGAAGAAATCACCAAGAAGCTCGACCCCTACAAGGACAGTCTGAGCAAGAAGGAACAGAAGAAATTTCAGCTTGACCTGCTCACGCGGGTGGCCAGAAGGGTCGCCGGGTTTTACGACGAATGCGGCGAATGCCAGCTATTTCAACAGGAAATCACCGCCTATGTCAATGAACTGGGCAATATGGTTCACCTTGCCGATAACGTCCGCCGAAAAAAATATGCGAAGCGACTCAAGCAGACCGTCAGGCACCTGCAGAGTCAGCACAAGCTGGTTCCCAAGGGGCACTATATTGGCATCTGGATGTCCATCGGCACCGGAATCGGAGTGGCCATCGGGGCCGGGATGGACAATGTCGGTGCCGGCATACCAATCGGCATTGGCATTGGCGTGGCTATCGGCGCAATGCTGGACACCAAAGCGAAAAAAGAGGACAGGGTAATTTAATCAAAGGAGTTCGTTATGCTGGAGCAGATGATTGATTTTATTCTTTCCTGGTTTGCCATTCCGAGTCCAATTGGGATTGGCCTGGCGATAGTATTTGGCGCTATCTGGCTGGTCGGTTACTGGCCACCGCTCTTCAGAAAACCCTGGCTCTGGGCGGTTCTCGTTATCAGTGCCTTTCTGTCTCTGATAGCGGTTTCTTTTATTCAACTTCCTCTCCAGATTCTGGTCGGGCAGGCGTTGGACCAGTTCTGGAGCCAGGAAATGCTCATGCGCTGGATTCTGCTGGCCGGGATACCTCAGATACTGCTCAGCGGGCTGGTTCAGGAAGGGTCAAAGCTCGTGCCGGTGGTCATCTGGTGGTTGGGTGAAGAAAGGACACTGGAACCGAAAATGGGACTGGCTATCGGGGCGGTAGCCGGGGCTGGACTCGGCGTCTTTGAAGCGGTCTGGGTGCATAACAGTATTTTCGCCGCCGGCTGGGGTTGGGAATTCGTGCGGGAAGGCGGATTTATGGCGCTGGCCGGGTTCTGGGAAAGATTCTTTGCTGTTGCTTTTCATATCGCTTCCTGTGCCCTGGCCGGCTGGGGCCTGGCCAAGGGGTGGGGCTGGCAGTTCTACCTTCTGGCGGCTTTTCTGCATAGCCTCTTGAATTATAGCGTGGCAATCCTTCAGGCTGGCATTTTTACCATAATCCATGTGGAAATCTATGCCGCGGTGATAGCCGTAATAGTAACCGCCGGAGCGCTCTGGCTGCGCTGGCGAAAAAGCGAAGAATCGAGTGAAGAATGAGCCGTAGTAACGGACGGGTATTGATTACGGGTGGCGCTGGCCGCCTGGGGATGACCGTTTGCCGGACTTTTCTGGAGAACGGGTATCGGGTGCGCTTGTTTGACCTGGACACGGCACGCAACCGAAAGGCGGTGAAGGAACTGCCCGGGGAAGCCGAGATTTTCTGGGGAGATGTCGCCCAGAGAGAGTCGGTCAGGGTGGCCATGGAATATGTTGATGCCGTCGTTCACATGGCCGCCGTTTTGCCCCCCTTGGCCTATCAAAATAAAGAGCTGGCCCATCGCGTGAACGTGGAGGGCACCGGAAATGTAATCGATGTCATTAAAGAGAAAGGCGGCAACATGCCGCTGGTATTTACATCTTCAGCGGCGGTTTTCGGGCCATCTCCAGGGGCCAAGAAGCCAATCAGTGTGGAGAAAAATCCCCCCAACCCAAAAGGGACGTATGGCGAGACCAAGCTGCAGGCCGAGAACCTGATAAGGGAGGCGGGGATAGACCACGTCATATTGCGCCTGACGGTAACCATGTATCTCATCTTCGAAGTAAGTGACATGAAGCGCATGATGACCGTTCCGTTGAAAAATCGAATTGAATACTGCCACCCCGATGATACCGCCCTGGCGATACTCAATGCGGTGAAAAATTTCGACCTGGCGAAGGGCAACACGCTCGTGATTAGCGGTGGCCCTGGCCAGAGGATGTACTATCAGGATATGATT
This region includes:
- a CDS encoding NAD(P)-dependent oxidoreductase; this encodes MSRSNGRVLITGGAGRLGMTVCRTFLENGYRVRLFDLDTARNRKAVKELPGEAEIFWGDVAQRESVRVAMEYVDAVVHMAAVLPPLAYQNKELAHRVNVEGTGNVIDVIKEKGGNMPLVFTSSAAVFGPSPGAKKPISVEKNPPNPKGTYGETKLQAENLIREAGIDHVILRLTVTMYLIFEVSDMKRMMTVPLKNRIEYCHPDDTALAILNAVKNFDLAKGNTLVISGGPGQRMYYQDMIGAVLKVLGLPMPPASKFTREPYYLDWYDTSASQLLLQYQRKTFADYLDDYQRELTRRFSPLFLPFMRYFVGPLFGKLIVRLI
- a CDS encoding PrsW family intramembrane metalloprotease, producing MLEQMIDFILSWFAIPSPIGIGLAIVFGAIWLVGYWPPLFRKPWLWAVLVISAFLSLIAVSFIQLPLQILVGQALDQFWSQEMLMRWILLAGIPQILLSGLVQEGSKLVPVVIWWLGEERTLEPKMGLAIGAVAGAGLGVFEAVWVHNSIFAAGWGWEFVREGGFMALAGFWERFFAVAFHIASCALAGWGLAKGWGWQFYLLAAFLHSLLNYSVAILQAGIFTIIHVEIYAAVIAVIVTAGALWLRWRKSEESSEE